A single genomic interval of Spirosoma linguale DSM 74 harbors:
- a CDS encoding response regulator receiver protein (PFAM: response regulator receiver~SMART: response regulator receiver~KEGG: gsu:GSU3261 response regulator), translated as MVDVLYVEDNLHDADIFCRLIGKLSRPVTYTVVHSGSEALDYLTGKGLYEQQKISLPKLVLLDINLIGLSGIDVIEQTRSFERTRFLPIVVFSTSDNPRDIQSAYQAGINAYVVKPGSYRATGNLLGKLCDFWLEDNIRTDYK; from the coding sequence ATGGTAGACGTACTGTATGTTGAAGATAATCTGCATGATGCAGACATATTTTGTCGGCTGATCGGAAAATTAAGCAGACCTGTTACGTATACAGTGGTACATTCCGGCTCAGAAGCACTTGATTACCTGACCGGAAAGGGGCTATACGAGCAGCAAAAAATAAGTCTGCCTAAACTGGTTTTACTGGATATTAATCTAATTGGGCTGAGCGGAATCGATGTAATTGAACAAACCCGTTCGTTTGAACGGACGCGGTTTCTACCCATCGTTGTATTTAGTACATCCGATAACCCCCGAGATATACAGTCAGCGTATCAGGCCGGTATCAATGCGTATGTTGTGAAGCCGGGTAGTTATCGGGCCACCGGTAACCTGCTCGGAAAGCTTTGTGACTTCTGGCTGGAGGATAATATTCGAACAGATTATAAATGA
- a CDS encoding Heme oxygenase-like protein (PFAM: Haem oxygenase-like~KEGG: pfl:PFL_5199 heme oxygenase BphO) — MSTLLERLRHETRPAHEQTEQLFYTEALQNGTLSVPQYTHLLRTHFVFHQSLESAVDWHPEFFDAYQPERRKKTAWLVADLKDLGEPLPAPMTDLFADWSTVDLLGATYVGEGSMLGGSVIGRLLRKNTTLQPIMEHARFYGGYGAETGNYWRDFGDFLTENGTPHADEVVAAASRTFTIYQAIFDEVNRSVNQ, encoded by the coding sequence ATGAGTACTTTACTGGAACGTTTACGGCACGAAACCCGGCCGGCCCATGAGCAAACGGAGCAACTTTTTTATACAGAAGCCTTGCAGAACGGTACGCTTTCAGTACCGCAATACACACACCTGCTGCGTACCCACTTCGTATTCCATCAGTCCCTGGAATCTGCTGTTGATTGGCACCCCGAGTTTTTTGACGCCTACCAGCCCGAGCGCCGTAAAAAAACGGCCTGGCTCGTGGCCGACCTAAAGGATCTGGGCGAACCCCTGCCAGCGCCTATGACCGATTTGTTTGCTGACTGGTCGACGGTAGACTTGCTGGGGGCGACTTATGTAGGCGAAGGCTCCATGCTGGGCGGCAGCGTAATTGGCCGGTTGCTGCGTAAGAATACCACCCTTCAGCCAATTATGGAACATGCCCGTTTCTATGGAGGCTATGGGGCCGAAACCGGTAACTACTGGCGGGATTTCGGCGATTTCCTGACCGAAAACGGTACACCCCATGCCGACGAAGTAGTGGCTGCTGCCAGCCGGACGTTTACTATCTATCAGGCGATTTTCGATGAAGTCAACAGGTCTGTAAATCAGTAA
- a CDS encoding PAS/PAC sensor signal transduction histidine kinase (KEGG: hch:HCH_04931 signal transduction histidine kinase~TIGRFAM: PAS sensor protein~PFAM: ATP-binding region ATPase domain protein; PAS fold-3 domain protein; histidine kinase A domain protein~SMART: ATP-binding region ATPase domain protein; histidine kinase A domain protein; PAC repeat-containing protein; PAS domain containing protein) produces MNRPFAAKSTSLLPDEEVLLLRSYDQLQTALSIGLIATWFWDLGTDNVLGDPNLLRMFGIHESAERTSLPLRVFTDSIHPDDRPRVIQLIDQGVQSGRPYEAEYRIVVNNQTRWVLARGRLTYTDTQQPFAFSGVLVDVTDRKEVELRSQIAETSFRLSVESARMGTWDYSPLTGTLIWSDRTKELFGLPPTATIDYSVFLQGLHADDRARTDQMIQAVLQPGSSGRFDCEYRTLGIEDKQLRWVRANGQALFNEQGIANRFIGTVIDITADKEAESLLQRRVDEQTRILEQQALELRTTLDASLNSIIAMTAIRDETGTIVDFMMNTANEAVIKSNFMTPDQIIGRTMLTVFPGNKDSGFFDLYARVVETGQAEQSSQYYRDEFGLEGWFEVSAVKQGSNGVVITYNNITDRKQAELAAQLQERELKDANVELQRSNENLQQFAHIASHDLQEPLRRIQAFSDILQNQFVDSLSDGERDMVRRIQKSAQRMQMLIKDLLLYSQVSTQRDSFTIVSLDIVLEDVVTDLEMTIAEKNATVDVSPLPSVYGSASRLRQLFQNLITNALKFCQTGVPPLIEIRYRTAQPSELPPVLLNDSNQAFWLITVTDNGIGFDERYKDRIFTPFQRLHKTSYSGTGIGLAISQRVTESHGGAIDVTSQDGKGSTFKVFLPVVN; encoded by the coding sequence ATGAATCGGCCTTTTGCTGCTAAATCTACTTCATTGTTACCCGACGAAGAGGTTCTACTTTTACGTTCGTACGATCAATTACAAACAGCGCTTAGCATTGGCCTGATTGCTACCTGGTTTTGGGATCTGGGTACAGACAACGTACTTGGCGACCCTAACCTTTTGCGCATGTTCGGCATTCACGAAAGTGCCGAAAGAACCAGCCTTCCCCTGCGTGTATTTACCGACTCCATACACCCCGACGATCGACCCAGAGTAATCCAGCTGATCGATCAGGGCGTACAGTCCGGCCGTCCTTACGAAGCGGAATACCGCATTGTGGTAAATAACCAAACCCGTTGGGTGCTTGCCAGAGGGCGGTTAACCTATACAGACACCCAACAACCGTTTGCCTTTTCGGGCGTACTGGTCGATGTAACGGACCGGAAGGAAGTTGAACTGCGCTCGCAAATTGCCGAAACAAGTTTCCGGCTATCGGTCGAATCGGCTCGTATGGGCACCTGGGACTATAGTCCGCTTACGGGGACATTGATCTGGTCTGACCGGACAAAAGAGCTGTTTGGCCTGCCTCCAACGGCAACCATCGACTATAGCGTCTTCTTGCAGGGGCTTCATGCGGATGATCGTGCGCGAACAGATCAGATGATTCAGGCGGTGCTTCAACCCGGCAGCAGTGGTCGCTTTGACTGCGAATACCGAACGCTGGGCATTGAGGATAAGCAGTTACGCTGGGTTCGTGCCAACGGCCAGGCCTTGTTCAACGAACAGGGTATTGCCAATCGGTTTATCGGTACCGTTATCGATATAACCGCTGATAAAGAAGCGGAATCGCTGCTGCAACGACGCGTGGATGAGCAAACCCGTATTCTGGAACAACAGGCACTTGAGCTACGCACAACCCTGGATGCATCGCTTAACAGCATCATTGCCATGACGGCCATACGGGATGAAACGGGAACTATTGTTGACTTTATGATGAACACGGCTAACGAAGCCGTTATCAAGAGCAACTTCATGACACCCGATCAAATCATCGGCCGAACAATGTTAACTGTGTTTCCGGGCAATAAAGACAGCGGTTTTTTCGACCTCTACGCGCGGGTTGTCGAAACCGGTCAGGCCGAACAGAGCAGCCAATACTACCGCGATGAGTTCGGGCTGGAAGGCTGGTTTGAGGTGTCGGCCGTTAAGCAGGGAAGCAACGGGGTGGTGATTACCTACAATAACATCACCGACCGCAAGCAGGCTGAACTGGCCGCCCAGCTTCAGGAGCGGGAGTTGAAAGATGCCAACGTTGAGCTACAGCGCTCCAACGAGAACCTGCAGCAGTTTGCCCATATCGCTTCGCACGATTTACAGGAACCACTCCGGCGAATCCAGGCATTCAGCGATATTCTACAGAATCAGTTTGTGGATAGTCTCTCTGATGGCGAACGGGACATGGTTCGTCGTATTCAGAAGTCGGCGCAGCGAATGCAGATGCTCATTAAAGATTTGCTGCTTTATTCGCAGGTGAGTACCCAACGGGATTCGTTCACGATTGTCTCGCTGGATATCGTCCTCGAAGATGTGGTAACGGATCTGGAAATGACCATCGCCGAGAAAAACGCAACGGTCGATGTATCTCCTCTCCCATCGGTGTACGGAAGCGCGTCGCGGCTGCGTCAGCTTTTCCAGAACCTGATTACCAACGCGCTGAAATTCTGTCAGACAGGTGTTCCCCCGCTCATTGAGATACGGTACCGTACCGCCCAACCAAGCGAACTCCCCCCGGTTCTCCTGAACGATTCCAATCAGGCCTTCTGGTTAATCACCGTTACCGACAATGGTATTGGATTTGACGAACGCTACAAAGACCGGATTTTCACCCCATTTCAACGACTGCACAAGACCTCCTATAGCGGAACCGGCATTGGCCTGGCCATTTCGCAGCGCGTGACCGAAAGTCACGGCGGGGCAATCGACGTAACCAGTCAGGACGGAAAAGGGTCTACGTTTAAGGTTTTCTTGCCCGTTGTCAATTAA
- a CDS encoding protein of unknown function DUF1452 (PFAM: protein of unknown function DUF1452~KEGG: cti:RALTA_B2109 hypothetical protein), whose translation MASSSFTKFFERFASRATQATGSSTAFLLALLTIITWIITGPIFGYSDTWQLVINTGTTIITFLMVFLIQKSQNKDSLAMQLKLNELIAVNRKASNRLLNVEDLTEAELHALHRFFGQLVEKAKTESSLSQSHSVEEAEDIHQDKLDALHERQSARRKDRQVEKSMSAGTLKAPAKTRSVNKKHVDKKS comes from the coding sequence ATGGCTTCTAGTTCATTCACCAAATTTTTCGAGCGGTTTGCCTCCCGGGCAACGCAGGCTACCGGCTCTTCAACCGCCTTTCTACTGGCCTTATTGACAATTATCACCTGGATTATTACAGGGCCTATTTTCGGTTATTCAGACACCTGGCAACTTGTTATCAATACAGGCACAACGATCATAACTTTCCTTATGGTCTTTCTGATCCAGAAGTCGCAGAATAAGGATTCGCTGGCCATGCAGCTCAAGCTGAACGAACTCATTGCCGTAAATCGTAAGGCCAGCAACCGACTACTCAATGTAGAAGATCTCACCGAAGCCGAACTGCATGCATTACACCGCTTTTTCGGTCAGCTGGTCGAAAAGGCAAAAACAGAATCCAGCCTATCTCAATCACACTCGGTAGAAGAAGCCGAAGATATCCATCAGGACAAACTCGATGCGCTGCACGAACGGCAGTCAGCCCGCCGAAAAGATAGACAAGTCGAAAAATCAATGTCAGCGGGCACCTTAAAAGCGCCCGCCAAAACCCGATCAGTCAATAAAAAGCACGTCGATAAGAAAAGCTGA
- a CDS encoding Thioredoxin domain protein (PFAM: Thioredoxin domain~KEGG: AGAP012940-PA) has translation MNSFVSRLLLSFVLLASCKPGAYSLPVSFNEPPGIVFFKGSWKDVLAEAKRQNKPVFLDVYTTWCPPCKRMAIEAFPNPKLGAHYNVHFINYQLDAEKDEGPAIARQYLVGSYPTALFIAPNGDLIHRAVGYGGINAMLVQADHVLSLPRLKSTVAKGDKAYAEGKRDPDFLKKYIQTRQSLNRPISDVLDAYIDALPESERTTAQTVQFVAETIQSTDTKAFELLIANRPSLLTTDSAQESLLQAIFRALYRVVRSDFERAITTNDEQLLEKVIVNSERDATSANPFVTRREAEKQEAANDYRLTFYKRTRNFARYQTIAEPIARDQLMSQAIADLHEQDSVIAMRMQTAESALPDSIRNNPAFNPPMKKHLISSKVARTLNEIADTYRTMGTSAIHWEPALAWAERSVRLYRTHTLLHTFAQLLQKLGRIQDAVYAQKEAIHEAEKEGWPTHDYEAELADMGRN, from the coding sequence ATGAATTCATTCGTGTCGAGGCTTCTCCTGTCCTTTGTTTTGTTGGCCAGCTGTAAACCGGGTGCCTATAGTCTGCCAGTTTCGTTCAATGAACCGCCGGGGATTGTCTTTTTTAAAGGCTCCTGGAAAGATGTACTCGCTGAAGCCAAACGGCAGAATAAACCGGTATTTCTGGACGTTTACACAACCTGGTGCCCGCCCTGCAAACGAATGGCTATCGAAGCTTTTCCGAACCCAAAGCTGGGGGCTCACTACAACGTACACTTCATTAACTACCAGCTCGACGCTGAGAAAGACGAAGGCCCAGCCATTGCCAGGCAATACCTCGTAGGCAGCTATCCAACGGCTCTGTTCATCGCCCCCAATGGCGATCTGATTCATCGGGCGGTAGGGTACGGCGGCATCAACGCCATGCTTGTCCAGGCCGACCATGTGCTGTCTCTACCGCGCCTGAAGTCGACGGTTGCAAAGGGCGACAAAGCGTATGCCGAAGGCAAGCGAGACCCGGATTTCCTGAAAAAATACATCCAAACGCGCCAGTCGCTCAACCGCCCCATCAGCGACGTGCTTGATGCCTATATCGATGCCCTACCCGAATCGGAACGCACCACAGCACAAACAGTGCAATTTGTGGCAGAGACCATCCAATCGACTGATACAAAAGCATTTGAGTTGCTGATTGCCAATCGGCCTAGTCTGCTTACGACCGATTCGGCTCAGGAAAGCCTGTTACAGGCTATTTTCAGGGCGTTGTACCGGGTAGTGCGCAGCGACTTTGAGCGGGCCATTACCACCAACGACGAACAGCTACTCGAAAAAGTGATCGTAAACAGCGAACGAGATGCCACATCGGCCAATCCATTCGTAACACGACGGGAAGCCGAGAAACAGGAAGCTGCAAACGACTACCGGTTGACGTTTTATAAACGGACCCGGAACTTTGCCCGCTACCAAACCATTGCTGAACCAATTGCGCGGGATCAACTAATGAGTCAGGCAATAGCCGATTTGCATGAGCAGGACTCTGTCATTGCCATGCGTATGCAAACGGCGGAATCCGCTTTGCCCGATTCCATTCGGAATAACCCAGCGTTCAACCCACCCATGAAAAAACACCTTATCTCTTCAAAAGTCGCCCGTACCCTGAATGAGATTGCCGATACCTATCGAACGATGGGCACCTCCGCAATCCACTGGGAACCAGCTTTGGCGTGGGCAGAGCGTTCGGTACGCTTATACCGAACCCACACCTTGCTGCACACCTTTGCCCAGTTACTCCAAAAACTTGGCCGTATTCAGGACGCCGTTTACGCGCAGAAAGAAGCGATTCATGAGGCCGAGAAAGAGGGCTGGCCTACGCATGATTATGAGGCAGAACTCGCAGATATGGGCCGAAATTGA
- a CDS encoding ABC transporter related protein (PFAM: ABC transporter related~SMART: AAA ATPase~KEGG: nha:Nham_2538 ABC transporter related), producing MAKKEIPHATPADNKEQVSWRERFAALGNLPAFFKSVWEVSPGLFLGNAILRLIRAAIPAATLYVGKLIIDQVVALSRHTTTDDTSYIWWLVGAEFGLAILSTALGRAVALMDSLLGDLFANQTSIRLMEHAATLDLEQFEDATFYDKLERARRQTTGRTVLLSGVFGQVQELISVGFLAAGLAVYNPWLLLLILVAVTPSFIGDNYFNQRSYSLSRSWTPERRELDYLRYIGASDETAKEVKIFGLSGFLIDRFRELSWGYYLKNRALAISRAGWGTLLTALGTAGYYGAYVWIVLRAVNGQISLGDLTFLAGSFRQVRGSLEGILLQFSSLTQEAIYLQDLFDYFAIKPLIHSPKTTRPFPKPIREGFVFENVGFKYTNSDRWALRNLSFTLQAGEKLALVGENGAGKTTLVKLLARLYDPAEGRILLDGYDLREYDLMELRRNIGVIFQDYTRFKMSAGVNIAVGDIDERTNQARIETSAQRSLADTVIAKLAGGYDQQLGRSFGKGVELSGGEWQKVALGRAYMRDAQLIILDEPTAALDARAEYEVFQRFAQLTEGKSSVIISHRFSTVRMADRILVLENGTLLEIGSHYELLEKDGRYAELFGLQARGYQ from the coding sequence ATGGCAAAAAAGGAAATTCCACATGCTACCCCCGCTGATAATAAGGAACAAGTAAGTTGGCGGGAACGCTTTGCGGCCCTGGGAAACCTGCCCGCATTTTTCAAATCAGTGTGGGAGGTATCGCCGGGTTTGTTTCTCGGTAATGCAATCCTGCGCCTGATTCGGGCCGCTATTCCGGCCGCTACACTCTATGTCGGAAAGCTGATTATCGATCAGGTTGTTGCCCTCTCCCGGCACACCACAACGGACGACACCAGTTATATCTGGTGGTTGGTGGGTGCTGAATTCGGACTGGCGATTCTATCGACCGCTCTGGGTCGGGCCGTGGCGCTGATGGACAGTTTGCTGGGCGATTTGTTCGCCAATCAGACGTCCATTCGGCTGATGGAACACGCAGCCACGCTCGATCTCGAACAGTTTGAAGATGCTACTTTCTACGATAAACTCGAACGCGCCCGTCGGCAGACCACCGGCCGAACGGTGCTGCTCTCCGGCGTTTTCGGACAGGTGCAGGAACTAATTTCGGTAGGCTTTCTGGCGGCAGGTCTTGCGGTGTACAACCCCTGGCTGTTGCTGCTGATTTTGGTGGCTGTAACGCCGTCGTTCATTGGCGACAATTATTTCAACCAGCGCAGCTATTCGCTTTCCCGATCCTGGACGCCCGAACGGCGCGAACTTGATTACCTGCGCTACATTGGCGCCAGCGACGAAACGGCTAAAGAGGTGAAGATTTTTGGTTTGTCGGGCTTTCTGATCGACCGGTTCAGGGAGTTGTCGTGGGGGTATTACCTCAAAAACCGGGCGCTGGCCATCAGTCGCGCCGGGTGGGGCACGTTGCTTACGGCCCTTGGCACGGCAGGTTATTACGGGGCTTACGTCTGGATTGTGCTGCGGGCCGTGAACGGGCAAATCTCGCTCGGCGACCTGACCTTTCTGGCCGGTTCGTTCCGGCAGGTGCGGGGCTCGCTGGAGGGTATTCTGCTTCAGTTCAGCAGCCTGACGCAGGAAGCCATCTATTTGCAGGACCTCTTCGATTATTTTGCGATCAAGCCACTGATTCATTCGCCCAAAACAACCCGCCCGTTCCCCAAGCCAATTCGGGAAGGGTTTGTGTTCGAAAATGTCGGTTTCAAATACACGAACTCGGATCGCTGGGCCTTGCGCAATCTTTCCTTTACGCTTCAGGCGGGCGAGAAACTGGCGCTCGTTGGCGAGAATGGCGCGGGCAAAACGACGCTCGTTAAACTCCTGGCCCGTCTGTATGATCCGGCCGAAGGGAGGATTCTGCTCGATGGTTACGATTTGCGGGAGTACGACCTGATGGAGCTACGGCGTAACATCGGCGTCATTTTTCAGGATTATACCCGCTTCAAAATGTCGGCCGGGGTGAACATTGCCGTGGGCGATATTGACGAGCGAACGAATCAGGCCCGCATCGAAACGTCGGCGCAACGGAGTCTGGCCGATACGGTCATCGCTAAACTTGCCGGCGGGTACGACCAGCAACTGGGCCGCTCGTTTGGCAAAGGTGTTGAACTATCGGGCGGGGAGTGGCAGAAAGTAGCGCTGGGCCGTGCTTACATGCGCGATGCGCAGCTGATTATTCTCGACGAACCCACCGCTGCCCTCGACGCCCGTGCCGAGTATGAAGTGTTTCAGCGATTTGCCCAGCTTACAGAAGGGAAATCGTCGGTCATTATTTCGCACCGGTTCAGCACCGTCCGCATGGCCGACCGGATTCTGGTACTGGAAAACGGCACCCTGCTCGAAATCGGCAGCCACTACGAACTGCTGGAAAAAGACGGCCGTTACGCCGAGTTGTTTGGCTTGCAGGCAAGGGGGTATCAGTAA
- a CDS encoding prevent-host-death family protein (TIGRFAM: prevent-host-death family protein~PFAM: protein of unknown function DUF172~KEGG: cti:pRALTA_0044 antitoxin of the YoeB-YefM toxin-antitoxin system), which produces MQVVNYTEFRRSMKAKLDQVSDDGDTVIINRSENKNVVLISLREYNSLKETLHLLSSEKNRNRLMSAVDRADRGEFESHTLIED; this is translated from the coding sequence ATGCAAGTTGTCAATTACACGGAGTTCCGGAGGTCGATGAAAGCCAAACTCGATCAGGTTAGTGATGACGGCGATACGGTTATTATTAACCGCAGTGAAAACAAAAATGTCGTTTTAATTTCATTACGGGAGTATAATTCACTGAAGGAAACGCTTCATTTACTCAGTTCGGAAAAAAACCGTAACCGATTAATGAGCGCCGTTGATCGTGCAGACCGAGGAGAGTTTGAGTCGCATACATTGATAGA